The Corynebacterium callunae DSM 20147 genomic sequence CTGAAGAAGATCATTCCGGAAGCAGTGCAGATGGTGTTTGTACCATTCTTCTCCCTGCTCATTATGATTCCAGCAACCGCATTCTTGCTCGGACCATTCGGTATTGGTGTGGGTAATGGCATCTCCAGCCTGCTTGAAGCTGTCAACAACTTCAGCCCATTCATTCTGTCTATCGTTATTCCTTTGCTCTACCCATTCTTGGTACCACTGGGCTTGCACTGGCCTCTCAACGCCATCATGATCCAGAACCTCAACACCTTGGGTTATGACTTCATCCAGGGACCAATGGGTGCATGGAACTTTGCCTGCTTCGGTCTGGTTACCGGCGTATTCCTGATCGCTTTGAAGGAAAAGAACCGCGCAATGCGCCAGGTTTCCCTTGGTGGCATGCTTGCAGGTCTCCTCGGCGGTATTTCCGAGCCTTCCCTTTATGGTGTGCTCCTGCGCTTCAAGAAGACTTACTTCCGTCTGCTTCCAGGCTGCCTTGTTGGCGGTATCGTCATGGGCATCTTTGACATCAAGGCTTATGCCTTCGTGTTCACCTCCCTGCTCACCATCCCAGCAATGGATCCATGGTTGGGCTACACCGTTGGTATCGCAGCAGCCTTCTTTACCTCAATGCTCTTGGTTCTCTTCTTCGATTACCGTTCCGATGCAGAGCGCGATGAAGCTAAGGCACAGATGGCAGCAGCTGAGCAGGCTAACAACACCCCAGCAGCACCCGCAGCTCCAGTTGCTCCTGCAGCAGGCGCAGCCGTAGCTGGTGGCGCAGCAGCCGCAACTGCAGTTGCTACCAAGCCTCGTTTGGCAGCCGGTCAGGTTGTGGAAATCACCTCACCACTCGAGGGCCGCGCAGTTCCCCTTTCTGAGGTACCGGATCCAATCTTCGCTGCTGGCAAGCTTGGACCAGGTATCGCAATTGAACCAACCGGTAACACCGTAGTAGCACCAGCTGATGCGACTGTCATCTTGGTTCAGAAGTCCGGACATGCCGTAGCGTTGCGCTTGGATAGTGGCATCGAATTGCTCATCCACATTGGTCTGGACACTGTTCAGCTCGGTGGCGAAGGCTTCGAGGTTCATGTTGAGCGCAAGCAGCAGGTAAAGGCTGGCGATCCTTTGATCACCTTCGATCCAGAGTTCATTCGCTCCAAGAACTTGCCTTTGATCACCCCAGTTGTGGTCTCCAACGCTAATAAATTCGGTGAGATCCTTGGCATCGAAGCAGCACAGGCAGACGCCACCACCACGGTAATTAAGGTTAATGGCGCTGAATAAGCTCAAACCTTGCCCATAACAGGGCAGAACAAACTAATCTGGTCAGTATGTTAAAGATTGGACTGACCGGCGGGATCGGCAGCGGTAAATCAACCGTTGCCGATCTTTTGTCGTCTGAAGGATTTTTGATCATCGACGCAGACCAAATCGCCCGCGAAATAGTGGAACCTGGTCAACCAGCCCTAGCGGAATTGGTAGAGGCTTTTGGCCCAGAGATCATCAAAGAAGATGGTTCACTGGACCGTCCAGGGCTTGCTGCCAAAGCATTTGTAGACCCTGAGCACACCGCATTGCTTAATTCGATTACGCATCCACGC encodes the following:
- a CDS encoding glucose PTS transporter subunit IIA, whose product is MASKLTTTSQHILDNLGGPDNITSMTHCATRLRFQVRDQSAVDQQTIDSDPSVLGVVPQGSTGMQVVMGGSVANYYQEMLKLDGMSRFAGGEDDAKPAAAKKEYGGVRGKFSGVDYAFEFLSDTFRPILWALLGASLIITLLVLADTFGLQDFRAPMDEQPDTYVFLHSMWRSVFYFLPIMVGATAARKLGANEWIGAAIPAALLTPEFLALGSAGDTVTVFGLPMVLNDYSGQVFPPLIAAIGLYWVEKGLKKIIPEAVQMVFVPFFSLLIMIPATAFLLGPFGIGVGNGISSLLEAVNNFSPFILSIVIPLLYPFLVPLGLHWPLNAIMIQNLNTLGYDFIQGPMGAWNFACFGLVTGVFLIALKEKNRAMRQVSLGGMLAGLLGGISEPSLYGVLLRFKKTYFRLLPGCLVGGIVMGIFDIKAYAFVFTSLLTIPAMDPWLGYTVGIAAAFFTSMLLVLFFDYRSDAERDEAKAQMAAAEQANNTPAAPAAPVAPAAGAAVAGGAAAATAVATKPRLAAGQVVEITSPLEGRAVPLSEVPDPIFAAGKLGPGIAIEPTGNTVVAPADATVILVQKSGHAVALRLDSGIELLIHIGLDTVQLGGEGFEVHVERKQQVKAGDPLITFDPEFIRSKNLPLITPVVVSNANKFGEILGIEAAQADATTTVIKVNGAE